Proteins from one Aureimonas sp. SA4125 genomic window:
- a CDS encoding LacI family DNA-binding transcriptional regulator — protein MAQKVKLSTIADALGLSTATVSLALRDSPLVAEVTRERIKEEARTSGYIYNRRAASLRTSKSGIVGVCVHDIMNPFFGEILQSIENELDRHRQTFILCNHYDELSKQRAFVDTMLQLGADGLIMSPAIGTPADDIRLAEDNDLPCVLIARTVEGAGVTSFRGDDSYGMSLAVEHLIARGHRRIAMVGGTELTSTGRDREKGYLNALAAAGIAYRPEWRIVGPRSRHSGFDITPAFMAIPDRPTAACCFSDLVALGFMYGLSRAGLRPGVDIAVTGYDDIDEAAIAMPPLTTVANGQREVGRRAAAALLARLQGAPALDQVELITPELKIRQSCDFLWPTGRHPTATELP, from the coding sequence GTGGCGCAGAAGGTCAAACTGTCGACGATAGCCGATGCTCTCGGGCTGTCCACGGCCACGGTGTCGCTCGCGCTGCGCGACAGTCCGCTGGTCGCCGAGGTGACGCGCGAGCGCATCAAGGAGGAGGCGCGCACGTCCGGCTATATCTACAACCGTCGCGCCGCCAGCCTGCGCACGTCGAAGTCCGGGATCGTCGGCGTCTGCGTGCATGACATCATGAACCCGTTCTTCGGCGAGATCCTGCAGTCGATCGAGAACGAGCTCGACCGGCACCGCCAGACCTTCATCCTGTGCAACCACTATGACGAGCTGTCCAAGCAACGCGCCTTCGTCGACACCATGCTGCAACTGGGCGCCGACGGGCTGATCATGTCGCCGGCCATCGGCACGCCGGCCGACGACATCCGGCTCGCCGAGGACAACGACCTGCCCTGCGTCCTCATCGCGCGAACGGTCGAGGGCGCCGGCGTCACGAGTTTTCGCGGCGACGACAGCTATGGCATGAGCCTTGCTGTGGAGCACCTCATCGCCCGCGGCCATCGCCGCATCGCGATGGTCGGCGGCACCGAGCTGACATCGACCGGGCGCGACCGCGAAAAGGGCTATCTGAATGCCCTTGCCGCCGCCGGCATCGCCTATCGTCCGGAATGGCGCATCGTCGGTCCGCGCAGCCGCCATTCCGGTTTCGACATCACGCCGGCCTTCATGGCCATCCCCGACCGGCCGACGGCGGCGTGCTGCTTTTCCGACCTCGTCGCCCTCGGCTTCATGTACGGGCTATCGCGTGCGGGGCTCCGGCCCGGCGTCGACATCGCGGTCACCGGCTATGACGACATCGACGAGGCGGCGATCGCCATGCCGCCGCTGACGACCGTCGCCAACGGACAGCGGGAGGTCGGACGCCGCGCTGCCGCCGCCCTTCTCGCCCGCCTGCAGGGGGCGCCCGCTCTCGACCAGGTGGAACTCATCACACCGGAACTGAAGATCCGGCAGTCCTGCGATTTTCTTTGGCCTACGGGCCGACACCCAACCGCAACGGAGCTTCCATGA
- a CDS encoding 2-dehydro-3-deoxy-phosphogluconate aldolase, with protein sequence MAQNKQALMAVLSAQPVMPVVAVDSAREAVNLARALAKGGLKAIEITLRTPAAMDAIRAVADEVPESICGAGTILGPRQFDAACKAGAKFIVSPGTTIELLDAARNASVPLLPGAATPSELMAMLEEGYEVLKFFPAEQSGGIAFLKALAPVFPQIRFCPTGGVSMKNVRDYLALPNVVCVGGSWVAPKDVVAAGDFTEITRLAAEAAALVAA encoded by the coding sequence ATGGCACAGAACAAGCAGGCGCTGATGGCGGTGCTGAGCGCACAACCGGTGATGCCGGTCGTCGCCGTCGACAGCGCGCGCGAGGCGGTCAATCTGGCACGGGCGCTGGCCAAGGGCGGGCTGAAGGCGATCGAGATCACGCTGCGCACGCCGGCGGCGATGGATGCGATCAGGGCGGTCGCGGACGAGGTGCCGGAATCGATCTGCGGCGCCGGGACGATCCTCGGCCCGCGGCAGTTCGATGCGGCCTGCAAGGCCGGCGCAAAGTTCATCGTCTCGCCCGGCACCACGATCGAACTCCTCGATGCCGCCCGGAACGCGTCTGTGCCGCTGCTGCCTGGCGCTGCGACGCCGAGCGAACTGATGGCGATGCTGGAAGAGGGCTACGAGGTCCTGAAGTTCTTTCCAGCCGAACAGTCGGGCGGCATCGCCTTCCTCAAGGCGCTGGCGCCGGTCTTTCCGCAGATCCGCTTCTGCCCGACCGGCGGCGTCTCGATGAAGAACGTTCGCGACTACCTGGCGCTGCCGAATGTCGTCTGCGTCGGCGGGTCCTGGGTCGCACCGAAGGACGTGGTCGCCGCCGGCGATTTCACCGAGATCACCCGCCTGGCCGCAGAAGCCGCGGCGCTTGTCGCGGCCTGA
- a CDS encoding MarR family transcriptional regulator has protein sequence MTQLVLSARASRTALSARLAAIDLYPGQDAVLLALGAEDGLSLRDLAERLSVRPPTVTKTVARLTVQNLIEKRSSDSDARQSHAFLTEKGLALVAEVRSAQKTVERNALRGLSEKERKTLRKLLQRIERNLGLQPGSEDGAE, from the coding sequence ATGACGCAGCTTGTCCTGTCGGCGCGCGCCAGTCGCACGGCACTGTCGGCGCGTCTCGCGGCGATTGATCTCTATCCCGGCCAGGACGCGGTGCTCCTGGCTCTTGGCGCCGAGGATGGCCTTTCGCTGCGCGATCTGGCCGAGCGCCTGTCTGTCCGCCCGCCGACAGTAACGAAGACCGTCGCTCGGCTGACCGTTCAGAACCTCATTGAAAAGCGCTCCTCCGACAGCGATGCGCGCCAGAGCCACGCCTTTCTTACCGAAAAGGGTCTGGCGCTGGTCGCGGAAGTCCGGTCGGCGCAGAAGACGGTCGAGCGCAACGCGCTGCGCGGCCTGTCGGAGAAGGAGCGCAAGACGCTGCGCAAGCTGCTGCAGCGGATCGAGCGCAATCTCGGACTTCAGCCCGGTTCGGAAGACGGCGCCGAGTGA
- a CDS encoding 2-hydroxyacid dehydrogenase, producing MTDTKTIPVLIPGRMHAGTLEALQGLFDVRQAQGQPIESLSESERAGIRGVALMGVFTAEMMKLLPNLEIIAHFGVGYDGVDAGYAAANGIMVTNTPDVLTDEVADTTIGLLLNTVRELSRAEAYLRAGNWEKNGNYPLTKTTLRGRSVGIMGLGRIGLAIARRLEGFGVPIAYYNRSERDDVAYAYHPDLKSLAAAVDTLIVAAPGGAGTDKAVDAAVLAALGPDGVLINIGRGTVVDEDALIAALQNGTIRAAGLDVFAREPHVPQALIDLDNAVLLPHVASASEHTRQQMGNLVIQNLEAWFSGRPPATPVPEAVKAGLERRG from the coding sequence ATGACCGACACCAAGACCATTCCCGTCCTGATCCCGGGCCGGATGCATGCCGGAACGCTCGAGGCGCTGCAGGGACTGTTCGATGTCCGGCAGGCGCAGGGCCAGCCGATCGAATCGCTGAGCGAGAGCGAGCGGGCGGGCATCCGGGGCGTCGCGCTGATGGGCGTGTTCACCGCCGAGATGATGAAGCTCTTGCCGAACCTCGAGATCATCGCGCATTTCGGCGTCGGCTATGACGGCGTCGACGCGGGCTATGCCGCGGCCAATGGCATCATGGTCACGAACACCCCCGACGTGCTGACGGACGAGGTGGCCGACACGACCATAGGCCTGCTCCTGAACACGGTGCGTGAGCTGTCACGGGCCGAGGCCTATCTGCGCGCCGGCAACTGGGAGAAGAACGGCAACTATCCCCTGACGAAGACCACGCTGCGTGGCCGCAGTGTCGGCATCATGGGCCTTGGCCGCATCGGTCTTGCCATTGCCCGGCGGCTGGAAGGGTTCGGCGTCCCGATCGCCTACTACAATCGGTCGGAACGCGACGATGTCGCCTATGCCTATCACCCGGACCTGAAGTCTCTTGCCGCGGCCGTCGATACCTTGATCGTCGCCGCCCCCGGCGGCGCCGGCACCGACAAGGCGGTCGACGCGGCGGTCCTCGCCGCGCTCGGGCCGGACGGCGTCCTCATCAATATCGGCCGCGGCACCGTCGTCGACGAAGACGCGCTGATCGCGGCGCTGCAGAACGGCACGATCCGCGCCGCCGGTCTCGATGTCTTCGCGCGCGAACCGCATGTGCCGCAGGCGCTGATCGATCTCGACAATGCCGTCCTGCTGCCACATGTCGCGTCGGCCTCGGAGCATACGCGGCAGCAGATGGGCAATCTCGTCATCCAGAACCTGGAGGCCTGGTTCTCGGGACGACCACCGGCGACGCCGGTGCCGGAAGCCGTCAAGGCAGGGCTCGAACGCCGCGGCTGA
- a CDS encoding GNAT family protein, giving the protein MTDDLKSWSPRQRPDGLSATGRTVRIERIVDDRRFGELYDAFSADAEGTLYAWLPYGPFESRSNFMDFARRTYIGGEPCFYAIIPQASDRAEGVAALMRTDTVMGVTEVGHVCLAPSLQRTVAATEAFALLMAYVFDALGYRRFEWKCDNGNAPSKNAAARLGFVEEGLFRQHMIVKGRNRDTSWWSIVDTEWPALRHAFSRWLDPANFDGSGRQIRPLSEFRG; this is encoded by the coding sequence ATGACGGACGATCTGAAATCCTGGTCGCCGCGGCAGCGCCCCGACGGGCTGTCAGCAACCGGGCGCACCGTCCGGATCGAGCGGATCGTCGACGATCGCCGTTTTGGCGAGTTGTACGACGCCTTCTCCGCCGACGCCGAGGGCACACTGTACGCCTGGCTCCCCTACGGCCCCTTCGAGAGCCGCTCCAACTTCATGGATTTCGCCAGGCGAACCTATATCGGCGGCGAACCCTGCTTCTATGCCATCATCCCCCAGGCGAGCGACCGCGCCGAGGGCGTGGCGGCGCTGATGCGCACGGATACGGTGATGGGCGTTACCGAGGTCGGGCACGTCTGCCTCGCGCCCTCGCTGCAGCGGACGGTGGCGGCGACCGAGGCTTTCGCGCTGCTCATGGCCTATGTCTTCGACGCGCTCGGCTACCGGCGCTTCGAATGGAAATGCGACAACGGCAATGCTCCGTCGAAGAATGCGGCGGCGCGCCTCGGCTTCGTCGAGGAGGGCCTCTTTCGCCAGCACATGATCGTCAAGGGACGCAACCGCGATACCTCCTGGTGGTCGATCGTCGACACCGAATGGCCCGCGCTGCGCCATGCCTTCAGTCGCTGGCTCGATCCGGCGAATTTCGACGGATCGGGCCGGCAGATCCGTCCGCTTTCCGAGTTTCGCGGCTGA
- a CDS encoding alpha/beta hydrolase produces MLNAVTSSAGYSVTNDIRYGAGDRGTYDLYVPDDADGQTPVVVFFYGGGWDSGSKDIYPFLGQSLASAGIIVAIPDYRIYPEVQFPAFVEDGAKAVAAVVTAAREGEMGVPAGSHPLFLMGHSAGAEIAGLLALDRHYLADAGLASMRLAGFVGLAGPYDFLPLTEERYKRVFPPNRRQASQPVNFVTAAAPPMLLIAGDADTTVDPANSRSLGDKVRAAGGKAIVDIRPGVDHIEAVSAMATALPIGDRAIRPKVIAFIEELK; encoded by the coding sequence TTGCTGAATGCCGTCACGAGCAGCGCCGGCTACAGCGTCACGAACGACATCCGCTACGGCGCCGGAGATCGCGGCACCTACGACCTCTACGTGCCGGACGATGCCGACGGGCAGACGCCGGTGGTCGTCTTCTTCTACGGCGGCGGCTGGGATTCCGGATCGAAGGATATCTATCCCTTTCTCGGCCAGTCTCTGGCGAGCGCCGGCATCATCGTCGCGATCCCGGACTACCGGATCTATCCCGAAGTGCAGTTTCCCGCCTTCGTCGAGGATGGCGCCAAGGCGGTCGCCGCGGTCGTGACCGCGGCACGCGAGGGAGAGATGGGGGTGCCGGCCGGGTCCCATCCGCTGTTCCTGATGGGGCATTCGGCGGGCGCCGAGATTGCCGGGCTTCTTGCGCTCGACCGGCATTACCTCGCCGATGCCGGGCTGGCGTCGATGCGTCTCGCTGGCTTCGTCGGCCTTGCCGGGCCTTACGACTTCCTGCCGTTGACGGAGGAGCGCTACAAGCGGGTGTTTCCGCCAAATCGTCGACAGGCCAGCCAGCCGGTGAACTTCGTGACGGCTGCGGCGCCCCCGATGCTCCTTATCGCCGGCGACGCCGACACCACCGTCGACCCCGCCAACAGCCGCTCGCTCGGCGACAAGGTCCGCGCCGCGGGCGGCAAGGCGATCGTCGACATTCGGCCCGGTGTGGATCATATCGAAGCTGTCAGCGCGATGGCGACGGCGCTGCCGATCGGCGACAGGGCGATTCGTCCAAAGGTCATCGCCTTCATCGAGGAACTGAAATGA